One window of the Populus nigra chromosome 4, ddPopNigr1.1, whole genome shotgun sequence genome contains the following:
- the LOC133691497 gene encoding homeobox-leucine zipper protein ATHB-6-like isoform X1: MKRFNSSDPRAAFISISSSKEERTQKTNQGYSRDFQSMLDSLEEEDYSEAASHVGEKKRRLNLHQVKALEKNFEVENKLEPERKLKLAGELGLQPRQVAIWFQNRRARWKTKQLERDYGTLKANYEALKLDYCNLEQKNEVLAQKVKELKAKLSEENVDSSHSVKEEHRVSESDNNASVHSKNRDFSEKNNSSAVTKDHSNISSSHELMNLFQLSDSRVILGNIYQVYQPHLMKPEEQSLFSTEESCNFFSVDQAPTLHCYFPEH, translated from the exons ATGAAGCGGTTCAATTCCTCAGATCCCCGGGCTGCTTTCATctccatttcttcttcaaaag AAGAGAGGACTCAAAAGACCAATCAAGGCTACAGTAGAGATTTTCAATCAATGCTGGATAGTCTTGAAGAAGAAGACTACTCTGAAGCAGCCAGCCATGTAGGTGAGAAGAAACGAAGGTTGAACTTGCATCAAGTTAAGGCCCTGGAGAAGAATTTTGAGGTAGAAAACAAGCTTGAGCCAGAGAGAAAGCTGAAATTAGCTGGAGAATTAGGCCTGCAGCCACGACAAGTAGCTATTTGGTTCCAAAACCGTCGTGCCCGTTGGAAGACCAAGCAACTGGAGAGAGATTATGGCACTCTTAAGGCCAATTATGAAGCTTTAAAACTTGATTACTGTAATCTTGAACAGAAGAATGAAGTCTTGGCACAAAAG GTAAAAGAATTGAAAGCAAAGTTGAGTGAAGAAAACGTTGATAGCAGTCACTCTGTTAAAGAAGAGCACCGCGTTTCAGAGTCAGACAACAACGCCTCAGTGCACAGTAAGAACCGTGATTTCagtgaaaaaaacaattcaagtgCAGTCACCAAAGACCACAGCAATATTTCCTCTTCGCATGAACTGATGAACTTGTTCCAGCTATCTGATTCAAGAGTTATTTTGGGGAATATATATCAAGTATATCAACCCCATCTTATGAAACCGGAAGAGCAGAGCTTGTTTAGCACTGAGGAATCTTGTAATTTCTTTTCAGTTGATCAAGCCCCCACTCTTCATTGCTATTTTCCTGAGCACTAA
- the LOC133691497 gene encoding homeobox-leucine zipper protein ATHB-6-like isoform X2 — protein sequence MLDSLEEEDYSEAASHVGEKKRRLNLHQVKALEKNFEVENKLEPERKLKLAGELGLQPRQVAIWFQNRRARWKTKQLERDYGTLKANYEALKLDYCNLEQKNEVLAQKVKELKAKLSEENVDSSHSVKEEHRVSESDNNASVHSKNRDFSEKNNSSAVTKDHSNISSSHELMNLFQLSDSRVILGNIYQVYQPHLMKPEEQSLFSTEESCNFFSVDQAPTLHCYFPEH from the exons ATGCTGGATAGTCTTGAAGAAGAAGACTACTCTGAAGCAGCCAGCCATGTAGGTGAGAAGAAACGAAGGTTGAACTTGCATCAAGTTAAGGCCCTGGAGAAGAATTTTGAGGTAGAAAACAAGCTTGAGCCAGAGAGAAAGCTGAAATTAGCTGGAGAATTAGGCCTGCAGCCACGACAAGTAGCTATTTGGTTCCAAAACCGTCGTGCCCGTTGGAAGACCAAGCAACTGGAGAGAGATTATGGCACTCTTAAGGCCAATTATGAAGCTTTAAAACTTGATTACTGTAATCTTGAACAGAAGAATGAAGTCTTGGCACAAAAG GTAAAAGAATTGAAAGCAAAGTTGAGTGAAGAAAACGTTGATAGCAGTCACTCTGTTAAAGAAGAGCACCGCGTTTCAGAGTCAGACAACAACGCCTCAGTGCACAGTAAGAACCGTGATTTCagtgaaaaaaacaattcaagtgCAGTCACCAAAGACCACAGCAATATTTCCTCTTCGCATGAACTGATGAACTTGTTCCAGCTATCTGATTCAAGAGTTATTTTGGGGAATATATATCAAGTATATCAACCCCATCTTATGAAACCGGAAGAGCAGAGCTTGTTTAGCACTGAGGAATCTTGTAATTTCTTTTCAGTTGATCAAGCCCCCACTCTTCATTGCTATTTTCCTGAGCACTAA